Proteins encoded in a region of the Burkholderia ubonensis subsp. mesacidophila genome:
- a CDS encoding LysE family translocator produces MSLHTWWLFVATVFVVSAIPGPNMLLVMTHGARHGLRRSSATMAGCLSALVLMLSVSAAGLGVFLEAWPAMFNALRYAGAAYLIYLGVKAWRARVDGDTPGADVEPVARQAVPASRWVLFRNGFLVAGSNPKAILFAAALLPQFINASAPTLPQFGVLVVTFAVIEVSWYLVYASFGTRIGATLKSQNVAKAFNRMTGGLFVGFGAMMALVRH; encoded by the coding sequence ATGAGCTTGCATACGTGGTGGCTTTTCGTGGCGACGGTGTTCGTCGTGTCGGCGATTCCCGGTCCGAACATGTTGCTCGTGATGACGCACGGCGCGCGACATGGCCTGCGGCGCTCGTCGGCGACGATGGCTGGCTGCCTGAGCGCGCTGGTGCTGATGCTGTCGGTGTCGGCGGCCGGGCTCGGCGTGTTCCTCGAGGCGTGGCCGGCGATGTTCAACGCGCTGCGCTACGCCGGCGCCGCGTACCTGATCTACCTCGGCGTGAAGGCGTGGCGCGCGCGCGTCGATGGCGACACGCCGGGCGCCGACGTCGAGCCGGTGGCCCGCCAGGCCGTGCCGGCGTCGCGCTGGGTGCTGTTCCGCAACGGCTTCCTGGTCGCGGGCAGCAATCCGAAGGCGATCCTTTTCGCCGCCGCGCTGCTGCCGCAGTTCATCAACGCGTCCGCGCCGACGCTGCCGCAGTTCGGCGTGCTGGTCGTCACATTCGCGGTGATCGAGGTGAGCTGGTATCTCGTCTATGCGTCGTTCGGCACGCGCATCGGCGCGACGCTGAAGAGCCAGAACGTCGCGAAGGCGTTCAACCGGATGACGGGCGGCCTGTTCGTCGGCTTCGGCGCGATGATGGCGCTGGTGCGGCACTGA
- a CDS encoding MFS transporter: MTRPADFCPVAAPRASGGATPELSAGMTLFFAATVGVIVVDLFAAQPLTGPISAELRLPPRLAGLVAMLPQLGYAAGLVLLVPLVDLLENRRLIVTTLAACAAMLALPALTRSSTVFLLATLAAGAASSVIQMLVPMAASMAPDAQRGRAVGNVMSGLMLGILLSRPLASLIAGSFGWRAFYGVAAAADAAIAAVLAFRLPARRPHATAGYRALLASMGRLLADEPVLRRHALSAALVMAAFSAFWTAIGLRLAQPPFEFGLHGIALFAFAGASGVIATPFAGRAGDRGHGPAALRLAHAAMLAALVAIGVAGAGWFGFDTHAHRGAALVLLAAGAALLDAGVVTDQTLGRRAINLLNPAARGRLNGLFVGSFFVGGALGAVLAGSAWAWAGWPAVCGVALVFTGAAGAFGLVAGRRPGAAAVPGARP; this comes from the coding sequence ATGACTCGCCCTGCCGACTTCTGCCCTGTTGCCGCGCCGCGCGCATCCGGCGGCGCAACGCCCGAATTGAGCGCGGGCATGACGCTGTTCTTCGCCGCGACGGTCGGCGTGATCGTCGTCGACCTGTTCGCCGCACAGCCGTTGACCGGCCCGATCAGCGCCGAGCTGCGCCTGCCGCCGCGCCTCGCCGGCCTCGTCGCGATGCTGCCGCAGCTCGGCTATGCGGCCGGACTCGTGCTGCTCGTGCCGCTCGTCGACCTGCTGGAAAATCGCCGGCTGATCGTGACGACGCTCGCCGCGTGCGCGGCGATGCTCGCGCTGCCCGCGCTCACACGCTCGAGCACGGTGTTCCTGCTCGCGACGCTCGCGGCCGGCGCCGCGTCGAGCGTGATCCAGATGCTGGTGCCGATGGCCGCGTCGATGGCGCCCGATGCGCAGCGCGGCCGCGCGGTCGGCAACGTGATGAGCGGGCTGATGCTCGGCATCCTGCTGTCGCGGCCGCTCGCGAGCCTGATCGCCGGATCGTTCGGCTGGCGCGCGTTCTACGGTGTCGCCGCGGCCGCCGACGCGGCCATCGCCGCCGTGCTCGCCTTCCGGCTGCCCGCGCGCCGGCCGCATGCGACGGCCGGCTACCGCGCGCTGCTCGCGTCGATGGGGCGCCTGCTCGCCGACGAGCCGGTGCTGCGCCGGCACGCGCTGTCCGCCGCGCTCGTGATGGCCGCGTTCAGCGCGTTCTGGACCGCGATCGGGCTGCGGCTCGCGCAGCCGCCGTTCGAATTCGGGCTGCACGGGATCGCGCTGTTCGCGTTCGCCGGCGCGAGCGGCGTGATCGCGACCCCATTCGCCGGCCGGGCCGGCGACCGCGGCCACGGCCCCGCCGCGCTGCGGCTCGCGCACGCCGCGATGCTGGCGGCGCTCGTCGCGATCGGTGTCGCGGGGGCGGGATGGTTCGGTTTCGACACGCACGCGCATCGCGGCGCGGCGCTCGTGCTGCTGGCGGCCGGCGCGGCGCTGCTCGACGCGGGCGTGGTCACCGACCAGACGCTCGGCCGGCGCGCGATCAATCTGCTGAATCCGGCCGCGCGCGGGCGTCTGAACGGGCTGTTCGTCGGATCGTTCTTCGTCGGCGGCGCGCTCGGTGCGGTGCTCGCGGGCAGCGCGTGGGCGTGGGCCGGCTGGCCCGCGGTGTGCGGCGTCGCGCTGGTGTTCACCGGCGCTGCCGGCGCGTTCGGGCTCGTGGCCGGGCGCCGCCCCGGCGCGGCGGCCGTGCCCGGCGCACGCCCCTGA